The Psychrobacter sp. LV10R520-6 genome includes a region encoding these proteins:
- a CDS encoding formate/nitrite transporter family protein: protein MSKNNESKNKSQAPESIEDRSTTVFSSNDNEKENNDIHATEELDDDDFSEVVSDEDKKTIKEVAGDDNLSASKSYASILVEQFMDAKETFNRSLGSLFTSAFTAGLEIGISLFMILTAFALLNDVLPNQYAIVLASLLYPLGFIIVVIGQSLLFTEQTSLLSLPVLNKIEPVSKLLRLWSIVIAGNIVGGCLFAALMIGLGINMKLFSVADVDAYAQHVLGYEWWVIFGSSILAGWLMGIAAWLVTSARDTISRIVLISMMTGSIGFLGLHHSIVGNIEVFSALLYGNTVSLIVYLWFLVVVLVGNTIGGVVFVAVLKNRTFLFEIKKVKQQTKEDKNDKTT, encoded by the coding sequence TTGTCAAAAAATAATGAGTCAAAAAACAAATCTCAAGCGCCCGAATCAATAGAGGATCGCAGCACAACTGTTTTTTCCAGCAACGACAACGAGAAAGAAAATAATGACATCCATGCCACCGAAGAATTAGATGATGACGATTTTTCGGAAGTTGTCAGTGACGAGGATAAAAAAACCATCAAAGAAGTCGCAGGCGATGATAATCTCAGTGCATCCAAAAGCTACGCCAGCATCTTGGTCGAGCAATTCATGGATGCCAAAGAAACCTTTAACCGCTCGCTCGGTTCGTTATTTACCAGCGCTTTTACCGCAGGACTTGAGATTGGTATTAGCTTGTTTATGATTTTAACGGCATTTGCACTGCTCAACGACGTGCTACCCAATCAATACGCCATCGTTTTAGCATCACTGCTCTATCCACTAGGCTTTATCATCGTGGTCATTGGTCAGTCGTTGCTGTTCACGGAGCAAACCTCCCTTTTAAGTTTACCCGTCCTCAATAAAATCGAACCCGTCAGTAAGCTGCTGCGCCTGTGGAGTATTGTCATTGCCGGTAATATCGTCGGCGGCTGTCTGTTTGCAGCGCTGATGATTGGCTTAGGTATTAATATGAAGTTGTTCAGCGTTGCAGATGTTGATGCTTATGCACAGCATGTTTTGGGCTATGAATGGTGGGTGATATTCGGTAGCTCAATCTTAGCGGGCTGGCTGATGGGGATAGCGGCGTGGCTAGTGACTTCGGCGCGCGATACTATTAGCCGTATTGTGCTGATATCAATGATGACGGGTAGTATTGGATTTTTGGGATTACATCACAGTATCGTGGGCAATATTGAGGTATTTTCTGCCTTGCTGTATGGCAATACGGTCAGCTTGATAGTTTATTTATGGTTTTTGGTGGTGGTGCTGGTGGGCAATACGATTGGAGGGGTGGTGTTTGTGGCGGTACTTAAAAATCGAACCTTTTTGTTTGAAATTAAAAAGGTTAAACAACAAACCAAGGAGGATAAGAATGATAAAACAACGTGA
- a CDS encoding bile acid:sodium symporter family protein: MESVQLVTLVNSIIIPICLFLIMMGMGLSLVVNGFKRVLKYPKAVGIGLTNQLIMLPLIGFALANFMPLRPEYAVGVMLLVLCPGGTTSNLFTYLAKGDVALSVTMTAIASVITVFTIPIVLSFSLIHFMGTGSEFQLPIVKTMVSLVVITIVPISIGMVIKRFAPRVADSSQVLVSRFGVIFLAMLVVFLSYVQRDIIVDAFIETGPVSLILNVSTMALGYYSSKWFGLNLAQRTSITMEVGLQNSTLSVFMALTLLSNYDMSMTPAIYTLVMFLTAGILVRIFSAKSKKAQAESGILAARAR; the protein is encoded by the coding sequence ATGGAAAGTGTTCAGTTAGTCACCTTAGTAAATTCAATAATTATTCCCATTTGTCTATTTTTAATTATGATGGGCATGGGACTGTCCCTCGTTGTAAACGGCTTTAAACGGGTCTTAAAATACCCCAAAGCGGTTGGCATTGGGTTAACCAATCAGTTGATCATGTTACCGCTTATTGGTTTTGCACTGGCAAACTTCATGCCACTACGACCCGAATATGCAGTAGGTGTCATGTTATTGGTGCTTTGTCCTGGTGGCACCACCTCAAACCTGTTTACCTATTTAGCCAAAGGCGATGTCGCGCTATCAGTGACTATGACGGCGATTGCTAGTGTTATAACCGTCTTTACTATTCCTATTGTTCTGAGCTTTTCATTGATTCACTTTATGGGCACAGGTAGCGAATTTCAGTTACCTATTGTAAAGACAATGGTTTCATTAGTAGTGATTACCATCGTTCCTATTAGTATTGGTATGGTGATCAAACGTTTTGCGCCAAGAGTAGCCGACAGCTCGCAAGTACTAGTGTCTAGATTTGGTGTTATATTTTTAGCTATGTTAGTAGTCTTTTTAAGCTATGTTCAAAGAGATATTATCGTTGATGCCTTTATCGAGACCGGACCTGTGTCGTTAATCCTAAACGTCTCAACCATGGCGCTTGGTTATTACAGCAGTAAATGGTTCGGCTTAAACTTGGCACAAAGAACCTCAATCACTATGGAAGTCGGTCTGCAAAACAGCACGTTGTCCGTATTTATGGCATTGACGTTGTTGTCTAACTATGACATGTCGATGACGCCCGCTATTTATACTTTAGTCATGTTCTTAACGGCCGGTATTTTGGTAAGAATATTCAGCGCCAAGAGCAAGAAAGCTCAAGCAGAGAGTGGTATTTTGGCAGCACGCGCGCGCTAA
- a CDS encoding YbjQ family protein produces MNDSITQMLFNYAPLIILFVVGWFFGARHERQHLAQLVISEQELGHILVSSERFYQPQLAVNSDSEMVLGSVVIAQDYFKMVIAKALSLFGKNLTTYETLLDRARREALVRMRAQAQAKGYNHIYGLRLEVSNINQLGSMVEAIAYGTAVISTENSK; encoded by the coding sequence ATGAACGATTCCATTACCCAAATGCTATTCAACTACGCACCACTTATTATATTATTTGTGGTCGGTTGGTTTTTTGGGGCGCGCCATGAGCGTCAGCATTTAGCGCAATTAGTTATCTCAGAACAAGAATTAGGTCATATCCTAGTTTCAAGTGAACGCTTTTATCAGCCTCAGCTTGCTGTTAATAGTGATAGCGAGATGGTGCTTGGAAGTGTGGTCATCGCCCAAGATTATTTTAAGATGGTGATTGCAAAAGCGTTAAGCTTATTTGGCAAAAACCTGACCACTTATGAAACCTTATTGGATCGCGCACGCCGTGAAGCGTTAGTACGAATGCGTGCCCAAGCGCAGGCCAAAGGCTACAATCACATCTATGGTCTACGTTTAGAGGTCAGCAATATCAATCAACTGGGCAGTATGGTAGAAGCCATCGCTTACGGTACGGCGGTCATAAGTACTGAAAATTCCAAGTAG
- a CDS encoding YbjQ family protein, whose product MTVQLSNLEHLPNYQITERLDVVYGSTVRSKHVGKDLFAGLKNIVGGELTAYTELLEESRQEAIDRMVLKAEALGADAVIGLRFSTSSIAQGASELFVYGTAVKAIPMAQSSNQPQSPYNQPPSGTANQSSQNQPDHSQTPAADLPRFNPFG is encoded by the coding sequence ATGACTGTGCAACTATCCAATCTTGAGCACTTGCCCAACTATCAGATCACTGAGCGCTTAGACGTGGTTTACGGTAGTACGGTGCGCTCAAAGCACGTCGGTAAGGACTTATTTGCCGGTCTCAAAAATATCGTTGGTGGTGAGCTGACCGCTTATACTGAGCTATTAGAGGAATCGCGGCAAGAAGCGATAGACCGTATGGTGCTAAAGGCTGAAGCATTAGGAGCTGATGCGGTCATTGGCTTACGGTTTTCGACTTCTAGTATTGCTCAAGGTGCCTCTGAGCTGTTTGTATATGGGACGGCGGTCAAGGCAATTCCGATGGCACAATCATCAAACCAACCACAATCGCCTTATAATCAACCGCCAAGTGGCACGGCCAATCAATCAAGTCAAAACCAGCCTGATCATAGCCAAACGCCTGCTGCAGACTTGCCACGTTTTAATCCTTTTGGCTAA
- a CDS encoding UPF0149 family protein, with translation MSNQLSFDELLDFLDNQESQFVLDSVATHGFLTATVIGRPLPNWIDALFEGHVSEIPENVIDGIHRWRASIMDELKNETPIELPFGEDAGNEEVAVDFSDESDIVAWSIGFVDAMYGDEADDWFEAEDTAEDVAVLTLPMIVLSGIDDEDPELAQMRADQDKLAQMANSIEGNLTELFLLFHTKD, from the coding sequence ATGAGCAACCAGCTGAGCTTTGATGAATTACTGGATTTTTTAGACAATCAAGAGAGCCAATTTGTGCTCGATAGTGTCGCCACCCATGGCTTTTTGACTGCTACTGTTATTGGGCGTCCACTACCTAACTGGATAGATGCGCTGTTTGAAGGGCATGTTAGCGAAATTCCAGAAAACGTCATTGACGGTATTCATCGCTGGCGCGCCTCAATCATGGACGAGCTCAAAAATGAGACGCCAATTGAGCTACCATTTGGTGAAGACGCTGGCAACGAAGAAGTGGCAGTCGACTTTTCAGATGAATCAGATATCGTAGCATGGTCGATTGGCTTTGTTGATGCCATGTATGGTGATGAGGCTGACGATTGGTTTGAAGCTGAAGATACTGCCGAAGATGTGGCCGTGTTAACCTTACCAATGATTGTGCTGAGCGGTATTGACGATGAAGATCCTGAGCTTGCTCAAATGCGCGCTGACCAAGATAAGCTGGCACAGATGGCCAACAGCATCGAAGGTAATTTAACGGAACTGTTTTTATTGTTCCATACTAAAGATTAG
- the serB gene encoding phosphoserine phosphatase SerB yields MPKNTPYSLPKDSKAWQQAVDSVASLLPDNTNLQDFDALQSLPVFALIVVLPAHVHALDIHQYVQSWVDEQPSWHLVTVAEDTEASFVNITIDASGINDIEPAYVSNTLSNSAAHANTTNTSSTTKAKPPFVPAQVFRYLLVPVTDTLMHPGKKTAAAHIIDDQLTTRLRQDLEKKYLAESNNSAQTINETKSTEPNSLDVVDCHILSIGHMLRTHKLACFDMDSTLIEQEVIVELAKTAGIGEEVEIITEAAMRGEIDFDESFAQRVALLQGIPTTVLDEICARLTLSTGARTTISALKTLGYHTVLVSGGFTYFARYIAEQLGIDEVHANHLDIEDGEVTGHVQLPIINGAKKAAIVAHTAERLGIEMSQVICIGDGANDLPMMANADLGIAYHAKPIVQARADAAVNVTGLEGVLYALGYPALIPAQ; encoded by the coding sequence ATGCCAAAAAATACACCTTATTCGTTACCAAAAGACAGCAAAGCATGGCAACAAGCCGTCGATTCTGTAGCTTCACTATTACCTGACAATACCAATTTGCAAGATTTTGACGCGCTACAGTCTCTGCCCGTCTTTGCCCTAATTGTGGTACTGCCTGCGCATGTTCATGCACTTGATATTCATCAATACGTTCAGTCGTGGGTTGATGAGCAGCCAAGCTGGCATTTAGTGACGGTAGCAGAAGATACCGAGGCGAGCTTTGTTAACATTACTATTGATGCTAGTGGCATTAATGACATCGAACCTGCTTATGTATCTAACACCCTCTCCAACAGTGCCGCTCACGCTAATACAACTAACACCTCGTCTACTACCAAAGCCAAACCGCCGTTTGTCCCTGCGCAAGTGTTTCGTTATTTGCTAGTGCCCGTTACCGATACCCTCATGCATCCTGGCAAAAAAACAGCGGCCGCTCATATCATTGATGATCAGCTGACCACTCGTCTACGCCAAGATTTAGAAAAAAAATACTTAGCAGAAAGCAACAATAGCGCACAAACTATTAATGAAACAAAAAGCACAGAGCCTAATAGCTTAGACGTGGTCGATTGTCACATTCTATCTATCGGTCATATGCTGCGCACCCACAAACTGGCTTGCTTTGATATGGATTCAACCTTGATTGAACAAGAAGTCATCGTTGAGTTGGCAAAAACGGCTGGTATTGGTGAAGAAGTTGAGATTATTACTGAAGCCGCTATGCGTGGCGAAATTGATTTTGATGAATCTTTTGCTCAGCGTGTGGCGTTATTACAAGGCATTCCTACTACTGTACTTGATGAGATTTGCGCCCGCCTAACTTTATCGACAGGGGCTCGGACGACTATAAGCGCCCTTAAAACTTTAGGTTATCATACGGTATTGGTTTCAGGCGGCTTTACTTATTTTGCCCGCTATATCGCTGAACAGTTGGGCATTGATGAGGTACACGCGAACCATTTGGATATCGAAGATGGCGAGGTAACCGGACATGTGCAACTGCCTATCATCAATGGCGCCAAAAAAGCGGCTATTGTCGCGCATACTGCTGAGCGCTTGGGCATTGAGATGTCACAAGTCATCTGTATTGGCGACGGCGCCAATGATTTGCCGATGATGGCCAATGCTGACTTAGGCATCGCCTATCATGCCAAACCGATTGTGCAAGCGCGTGCGGATGCGGCCGTCAATGTCACGGGACTTGAAGGCGTCCTCTATGCCCTTGGCTACCCAGCGCTGATCCCTGCGCAATAA
- a CDS encoding DUF368 domain-containing protein, with amino-acid sequence MTASPSPRPESPSPSPQVETAPVHNDSLKKRSPQKDSPQKDSPKQLFGVYIKGIAMGAADIVPGVSGGTIALIAGIYERLINALGSIGPSLWRVFRQESGIKGLLAVWRHVDATFLLFLLLGIATSFATLAGIIKHLLDNQPLLIWSFFFGLVVATVVILLAEIKRWNVVRAGLFITGLVVAVVISSLPLLTTTPSLPYLFFAGAIAICAMILPGISGSFILLLMGAYDTVLEAVHTFNLTVILTVMAGMASGLLLFTHMLKWLLSRYYQGTLALLTGFIAGSLVKVWPWKTDALGMLNSDAINNVAPWQYPTGAHWLTTLSLMLLGAILVSLLSWWGHRSNRT; translated from the coding sequence ATGACGGCATCGCCATCACCACGCCCAGAGTCGCCGTCGCCGAGTCCACAAGTAGAGACCGCTCCCGTGCACAACGATAGCCTGAAAAAACGTAGCCCGCAAAAAGACAGCCCGCAAAAAGACAGCCCAAAGCAACTATTTGGCGTTTATATTAAAGGTATCGCGATGGGCGCCGCTGATATCGTACCCGGCGTCTCTGGCGGTACGATTGCGCTGATTGCTGGTATTTATGAGCGCTTGATTAATGCCCTTGGTAGCATTGGCCCTAGTCTTTGGCGCGTGTTTCGTCAAGAGAGCGGTATCAAAGGTCTGCTTGCTGTTTGGCGACACGTCGATGCAACATTTTTATTATTCCTGTTACTAGGTATAGCGACTAGTTTTGCTACCTTAGCCGGTATTATCAAGCACCTGCTAGATAATCAACCGCTATTGATTTGGTCATTTTTCTTCGGCCTCGTGGTCGCTACGGTGGTTATTTTATTAGCCGAGATTAAACGCTGGAATGTTGTTCGCGCTGGGTTGTTTATTACAGGTTTGGTGGTGGCAGTGGTCATCAGTAGTCTGCCCTTGCTGACCACTACCCCGAGCTTGCCGTATTTGTTTTTTGCAGGGGCGATTGCGATTTGCGCGATGATATTACCCGGAATTTCAGGGTCGTTTATCTTATTGTTGATGGGCGCTTATGACACGGTATTAGAAGCGGTACATACTTTTAACCTGACTGTTATTTTGACCGTCATGGCGGGTATGGCAAGTGGACTATTGCTATTTACCCATATGCTCAAGTGGCTACTATCACGCTATTATCAAGGAACGTTAGCGCTATTGACGGGCTTTATTGCGGGCTCGTTAGTCAAAGTATGGCCGTGGAAAACAGATGCCTTAGGCATGCTAAACAGTGATGCGATAAATAACGTTGCCCCATGGCAATATCCTACTGGGGCTCACTGGCTTACCACCTTAAGTCTAATGCTATTGGGCGCCATTTTAGTCTCGTTGCTATCATGGTGGGGGCACCGTAGCAATCGCACTTAA